CAGGCATCGGCGAACTCCGACAGCGTGGTCAGGGTTTCGTCGAGATCGGCCCAGCCGGCCAGGTCGCGCCAGGCGATGCGCAGCATCTCGCGCCGGCGCAGCTGGCGCAGGCGGGTTTTCAGCGCCGGCTCGTCCGCGGCATCACCGAGAAATTTCGCAACCCGGCGCGTCAAATCTCCGGCCGGATATGGGTCAAAGAGATGACCGGAGATAACCAGTTCATTAAGCAACGCTGGTTGCTGGACACAGCCGCGGGCGACGAATTCACTCGCGGCGAATACGCGTGGCAGGGTTTCGAGCCACGGGCCCGGTGGCAGCGCTGTTATATGCGGTGCGAGTTCCTGCCACTGGGCGGAAACCTGCCCCCGCAGCGGCTCGGGAATCGCGGCGAGTGCCGCATCGAACGTTTGTTGAGCGGGATCGGACATGCCGCCATGATACCCAAAGGGGCAGGGGTTTACTCGCGGGTACGCCGCAAGTGATTACGGTCAGGCTTTGCTGTTTTCCGATTCCGGCATGATGGATTTCTCGACCGGCAATCCCGCTTCACGCCACTCCGGAAAACCGTCCTCGAGCCGGCGCGCCTGGAATCCATTTTCGCGCAACTTGGCCACGGCTTCGAAGGCGAGGACGCAATGGGGACCGCGGCAGTAAGCAACGATTTCCTGGTTGTGCGGGAGTTTCTTGAGCCACTGCTCGAGGTCCTTCAGCGATACATTGACGGCGCCCGGGACATGCCCGGACGCAAATTCCTCGGATGGTCGCACATCGAGCACCGTGACGATGCCCCGGCGTGCGCGATCAAGCAGCTCCTGTCGCGGAATCGGTTCGAGTTCATCCTTGACGGTGAGATAGGAGCGCACCAGACGATCCACATCGGCCAGGTGCGACTCGGCCAGCTTGCGCATGCTGGAAAGCAGGCGGACGATTTCATCGTCGGTCAGACTGTAATAAACATACAGGCCGTCCTTGCGCGCTTCCACGAGTCCGCTTTGGCGCATGACCCGCAGATGTTGTGACGTATTCGCCACCGACAGGCCGGTGAGTTTGGCCAGCGCCTCGACCGTGCGCTCGCCCTGCGCCAGATATTCGAGCAGCTCGAGCCGGTGGCCATGACCGACCACCTTACCGATGCGCGCCACCTGGCTGTAAATCTGCTGTTTCAGGTTCTGTCTTGACATCGCCGAGTTCTATAATCTAGTATTCAATTGAGTACTTGAATACTAGCATACGCGCCTATTAATTCAAGT
The DNA window shown above is from Sulfuricaulis limicola and carries:
- a CDS encoding ArsR/SmtB family transcription factor, encoding MSRQNLKQQIYSQVARIGKVVGHGHRLELLEYLAQGERTVEALAKLTGLSVANTSQHLRVMRQSGLVEARKDGLYVYYSLTDDEIVRLLSSMRKLAESHLADVDRLVRSYLTVKDELEPIPRQELLDRARRGIVTVLDVRPSEEFASGHVPGAVNVSLKDLEQWLKKLPHNQEIVAYCRGPHCVLAFEAVAKLRENGFQARRLEDGFPEWREAGLPVEKSIMPESENSKA